The Maridesulfovibrio ferrireducens genome contains a region encoding:
- a CDS encoding ABC transporter permease: MKKFHNISVSNIISAFLVLGFILLPLSQLIFGSSPTEIIDTIMDKDVREAIIRSMACSGLAAILAFAIGTPFAFLLARNNFKGKELLNSIIDLPIMIPHPVIGIALLGIAGRNHWIGQRLLDAGIRLMGTSTGIVAVLLFVGLPFYINAARDGFESVPERLEKAARTLGANRSQTFFRVTFPLAWKYLLTGMIMCMARALSEFGAVVIIAYHPMVAPVLMYERFTAYGLSYSRPVAIWLIALSLVLFAALRLLSRGLKGNKI, translated from the coding sequence ATGAAAAAATTCCACAATATTTCAGTAAGCAATATTATCTCGGCTTTCCTTGTTCTCGGCTTTATCCTCCTCCCACTGAGCCAGTTGATTTTTGGCTCAAGCCCTACAGAAATAATTGATACCATCATGGATAAGGATGTCCGCGAGGCAATTATTCGCAGTATGGCCTGTTCCGGGCTTGCAGCCATATTAGCTTTTGCCATAGGAACTCCATTTGCATTTCTGCTGGCCCGCAACAATTTCAAAGGAAAAGAATTACTTAATTCCATAATCGATCTGCCTATCATGATCCCGCATCCAGTTATCGGCATAGCTTTGCTGGGCATTGCCGGACGCAACCACTGGATAGGACAACGACTGCTTGATGCCGGAATCCGGCTCATGGGAACATCCACAGGAATTGTGGCAGTGCTGCTCTTTGTAGGACTGCCCTTCTATATAAATGCGGCGCGGGACGGTTTTGAAAGTGTCCCTGAACGACTGGAAAAAGCCGCTCGTACTCTCGGAGCAAACAGAAGCCAGACATTTTTCAGGGTAACATTCCCGCTGGCGTGGAAATACCTGCTCACAGGAATGATCATGTGCATGGCACGTGCACTCAGCGAATTCGGCGCAGTGGTTATTATAGCCTATCATCCAATGGTCGCTCCGGTGCTTATGTACGAAAGATTCACAGCTTACGGTCTTTCATACTCCCGTCCTGTAGCGATTTGGCTTATTGCCCTTTCACTAGTTCTGTTTGCAGCTCTCAGACTTCTTTCAAGAGGATTAAAAGGTAACAAAATATGA
- the wtpA gene encoding tungstate ABC transporter substrate-binding protein WtpA codes for MRLFLLGVTLFMLSLLSAAPAFAGEDLSGDVIMFHAGSLSVPLAKMEKEFEAMHPGVDIKREAGGSTKMARMISEVGKPADIMASADYVVIDKNLIPKYADFNIRFATNQLVLCYTDNSKFASEINADNWYDILQKPGVIWGHSDPNLDPCGYRSVMVLQLAEKFYNKPGLYEKLVSVRKKEWVRPKSVELISLLKTGNMDYAWEYLSVAVQHGLKYITLNKHINLSDYKYNKFYEQAQVTVSGKKPGTTIVRTGKSITYGITELKDAPNKPAATAFLAYMLSPEGGLKILKEMGQPPFVPAIIPDDAMLKKMPASLQKLVKVKK; via the coding sequence ATGCGTCTATTCTTACTTGGAGTTACACTCTTTATGCTTTCTCTTCTTTCTGCGGCACCTGCATTTGCAGGTGAAGATCTCAGTGGCGATGTAATCATGTTCCATGCCGGATCCCTTTCTGTTCCTCTGGCAAAAATGGAAAAAGAATTTGAAGCCATGCACCCCGGCGTTGACATAAAAAGAGAAGCTGGCGGTTCCACCAAAATGGCCCGTATGATTTCCGAAGTGGGCAAACCTGCTGACATTATGGCTTCTGCCGACTACGTGGTTATTGATAAGAACCTCATCCCGAAATATGCAGATTTCAACATCCGCTTTGCTACCAACCAGCTTGTTCTCTGCTATACAGACAACAGCAAATTTGCGTCAGAAATTAATGCTGACAACTGGTATGACATTCTCCAGAAACCCGGCGTAATCTGGGGTCACTCTGATCCAAATCTTGATCCTTGCGGATATCGCAGTGTTATGGTTCTTCAACTGGCTGAAAAATTTTACAACAAACCTGGTCTTTACGAGAAACTGGTTTCAGTCCGCAAAAAAGAATGGGTTCGTCCCAAATCTGTTGAGCTTATCTCTCTGCTTAAAACAGGCAACATGGACTACGCATGGGAATACCTTTCCGTTGCAGTTCAGCATGGCTTGAAATACATCACACTTAATAAGCACATCAACCTTTCCGATTACAAATATAATAAGTTCTACGAACAGGCCCAAGTAACCGTAAGCGGTAAAAAACCCGGCACAACTATTGTTCGCACCGGTAAATCCATCACTTACGGCATCACCGAACTGAAAGACGCGCCGAACAAACCGGCAGCAACAGCATTCCTAGCTTACATGCTTTCTCCTGAAGGCGGTCTCAAAATCCTCAAGGAAATGGGCCAGCCTCCTTTCGTTCCTGCAATCATTCCTGACGATGCAATGCTCAAAAAAATGCCTGCATCCCTGCAGAAACTCGTAAAAGTAAAAAAATAA
- a CDS encoding ABC transporter ATP-binding protein yields the protein MITIENLDVNLPNFSLDNINLQIDEGDFFTLLGPTGSGKSVLLETIAGLIPVSSGSIKINRTDITRTAPEKRGLSIVYQDYALFPHLSVKDNITFGARYKNIEKIKADNKAHELAEMLNISHLLDRTPRNLSGGEKQRASIARALLVDPAVLLLDEPLSALDPAFRQEVQDLLKSIHRETGITFVMVTHDFDEALYLATNGAIIKDGELIRKGLIRDIFNTPGSEFVANFVGMTNIYVCSPENDCMRSGELSLQCEKQISNEKCHMAFRPEEIILGNELPEQGHPNCFEAVIKTITVGGFHARVTLDYAGIEINALVPRNLIINGELETGSKIKVSIPPKSIHLF from the coding sequence ATGATTACCATTGAGAACTTAGATGTAAATCTTCCAAATTTTTCTCTTGATAATATCAACCTTCAAATAGATGAAGGTGATTTTTTTACATTGCTGGGCCCTACCGGTTCCGGAAAATCTGTACTGCTGGAAACCATTGCCGGACTTATCCCTGTTTCGAGCGGATCAATTAAAATAAACCGGACTGATATTACCCGCACAGCTCCGGAAAAACGCGGTCTGTCTATTGTTTATCAGGACTATGCTCTTTTTCCGCATCTCAGTGTTAAAGATAACATTACTTTCGGTGCAAGATATAAAAATATTGAAAAAATTAAGGCTGACAATAAAGCTCATGAACTAGCTGAAATGCTGAATATTTCACACCTGCTGGACCGCACTCCCCGAAATCTTTCCGGCGGAGAAAAACAACGGGCTTCCATCGCCCGCGCACTGCTGGTCGACCCTGCTGTACTGCTGCTGGATGAACCTCTTTCCGCTCTTGATCCTGCTTTCAGGCAGGAAGTTCAGGATCTACTGAAATCCATTCACAGGGAAACCGGAATTACTTTTGTAATGGTCACCCATGACTTTGATGAAGCCCTCTACCTGGCAACCAATGGCGCTATCATCAAAGATGGGGAATTAATCCGAAAAGGATTAATCCGGGATATTTTCAATACTCCCGGATCTGAATTTGTAGCTAATTTCGTAGGCATGACCAATATTTATGTATGCTCTCCTGAAAATGACTGTATGCGTTCAGGGGAACTGTCATTGCAATGCGAAAAACAAATAAGCAACGAGAAATGCCACATGGCATTCAGGCCGGAAGAAATTATACTAGGGAACGAGCTACCTGAACAAGGACATCCGAACTGCTTTGAGGCGGTAATAAAAACCATAACCGTCGGTGGATTTCATGCCCGGGTTACTTTGGATTATGCGGGGATTGAAATTAACGCCCTTGTGCCTCGAAATTTAATTATTAATGGAGAGCTTGAAACAGGCTCTAAAATAAAAGTATCTATACCACCAAAAAGTATACATCTTTTTTAA